The DNA segment TGCACCCCTATCAGGCCCGGAAGGCCGTCTTCGACGCCGGCGTCGACCGGTCCGTCGCGACCGACGTCGCATCGGTACTCTCGACACTGTACGACCTCTGGGACGCGAGGGACGGCGCAGACGCCGAGATCAACCCGCTGATGGTGACGGCCGACGACGAGGTCGTCGCCGCCGATGCGGTGATGAACATCGACGAGGACGCCCTCTTCCGCCAGCCCGAGATCGCCGAGATGGGCGAGGAGGCCGCCGCCGGTGACGATCTCGAGGCCAAAGCCGACGAGTACGGGTTCGACTACGTCCGACTCGACGGCTCCGTCGGCATCATCGGCAATGGCGCCGGTCTCGTGATGACCACGCTCGACCTGGTCGACTACTATGGCGGTTCGCCGGCGAACTTCCTCGACGTCGGCGGCGGCGCGAAGGCCGAACGGATCGCCAACGCGCTGGATATGGTCTTCTCCGACGACAACGTCGACAGCGTCGTCTTCAACATCTTCGGCGGCATCACCCGCGGCGACGAAGTAGCGAAAGGGATCAACGAAGCGCTCGAACAGTTCGACGAGATTCCCAAGCCGGTCGTCGTCCGACTGGCGGGGACGAACTGGGAGGAAGGAATGGAGATACTCAACGAAGAGCTCGTGACCGTCGAGCAGACGCTCGAGGACGCGGTACAACGCTCGGTCGAATACGCCGAGGAGGTGGACGCATGAGTGTACTCGTCGACGAGGAGACGCGCGTCGTAGTACAGGGGATCACCGGCGGGGAAGGCAAGTTCCACGCCGGCCAGATGATCGAGTACGGTACGAACGTGGTCGCCGGAGCCGTCCCCGGAAAGGGCGGCCAGGAGGTCCACGGCGTCCCGGTCTACGACACGGTCGACGAGGCCGTCCGCGAGGAGAACGCCGACGCATCGGTCATCTTCGTTCCGCCGGCGTTCGCAGGCGACGCCATCTTCGAAGCGCTCGATACGGACCTCGATCTCGCGGTCGCAATCACCGAGGGCATCCCGACCCAGGACATGGCTCGGGTGAACAAGCGTCTCAGCGAGACCGATACGCGCCTCATCGGCCCCAACTGCCCAGGTATCATCACGCCTGGCGAGGCCAAACTCGGCATTCTCCCCGGGAACATCTTCGCGGAGGGTGACGTCGGTCTGGTCTCGCGCTCGGGAACCCTCACCTACCAGGTCGTCGACAACCTGACGAACCGCGGCATCGGCCAGACGACCGCCATCGGAATCGGCGGCGACCCCATCATCGGGACGGACTTCGTCGACGCCCTCTCGGCCTTCGAGGACGACCCCGACACGAAGGCCATCGTCATGTGCGGCGAGATCGGCGGCGAAGACGAGGAGGAGGCCGCTCGATACATCGACGAACACGTCGACACGCCCGTCGTGGGATTCATCGCCGGGCGAACCGCGCCACCGGGCAAGCGGATGGGCCACGCCGGGGCAATCGTCTCCGGGTCGGGTACCGGAACCGCCGAGAGCAAGATCGAAGCGCTCAACGACGCGGGCGTCTCGGTCGGCGATACGCCCGAAGAAGTCGCCGATAGCGTCGAAGACCTGCTCTGAGCGGATCGGCACGTTCCACATCGAGCGTCTGGATCGGCACGTTCCACATCGGTTCGAAACGAGCGGCTCGAAGTGACGAGTTGCCAGTCCGCTCCGGGTATCGCGTGACTGTGTGATTCCTACAGCACCGTTCTGGCCACTCGAGAAGCGATGGTGCGTGTCGTCAGCTTCGACCGCCGAGGCCCGGAACACGAGAGAGAAGTCGTTTGACGACGTCGACGCGTGACGATTGTGCCGGTTTCCGATGGTCGTAATATTCGATGGTCGTTCGAATCTCGCTCTTTGATTGGTTCGAGTCTGGGGCCGTCGGGTCATCCTCGACCCGAACGGATCTCTGGGAGTCGTCCGGTCCAGTCGGTTCCGTTTCGGGTTCAGTTGACGCCGCTGTACGGTCCGTCGCGTGTTCGGCAGACGCACCGCGTCGTTCCGATCCGCGCTCGCCAGCGGTCGACTCTGCAGTGTCGGTCGCCGCTCGGGGTGGAACCTTCCCGGAACCGGCCGCCTTCTCCCGTACGGTCGCCGACCAGTCTGTCTCGTCGGTCGTCGATTCGGCCGACGCCTCCCAGGCGATGGATTCGTCGGGAGTCGGGCCCTGATCATCAACCTGGGCCGCCGACCCGTCGCGAACTGTCTCCGTGTCGTCGTCCGTCACGTTCGTTCGTCCCCCGTCGTCTGTGGTAGGTGTCGAGTGCATCGTCGATTCCGTCTCGTCGTCGCGCTCCGTCGAGCGCTCGCGCTCGCCGTCCGCAGGACCGGTCTCTGTCCCTGACGGCGTCGCAGGTGAATCGTCAGCGGCCGGTTCGATCCACAGGAACGACCCGTCCGATCGTCGGTCTGGAAGGAGTAGCTGCTCGAACTCGTCTGCGTCGAACAGGGTCGAATCTGTAGACTGCGCCCGTGGCGGATCAGTCGCCCGGTCGATGAGCTCCGCCGGCGTCGTTCCATCGAGGACGGCATCCGTGTCGATTGCCGGCCCATCGGACGAGAGCGATCTGAAGACGTCCGTCGCCGTCTTGTCCCGAATGGCTGATCGCCGCCGGTCAGCCGAGTTGGTCAGCGTCAGTCCGGACTCCGACGTCGTACTCGCAGAACGTGCTGACTCCGAGTCAGTGGACTGGCGGTCCCGTCTCGACTCGTCGGTTCCCATCCCTCTTCAACAAACAAATGCCGTGTATTGAATTAAATCCTTCGATAACTCGTCTGTCAGTACCCTTCGCGGCGTGAGCCAGTACGTCGTCGACCGAAATCGTCGGGCAGAAGCGGACGTGACGCACCGCGAATACCGTTTGGATTTTCACGGGAGCCGTCTCGCCGACCAGGAAGCTCGTGTGCCGGTGTTCGACGACACACGTGTGGCAAATCGAGTCCGGTTCCGGGACTGGATTGGCCGACGTATCGATCGACATCGGTGTGAGTTCAGCGTGTCTCGATACCGAATACATACCGTCGATTTCGTCACGTGACACTCGATTCGTTGTACGCGCGAGGCGGAGACAGAAGCGTACGAGGAGAGCGAGCAGACCGAGCGGACGAAGACGGTCGTCGAGTGGGTTCGACGTCCGCGAAGAATCACATATCGTTGCAGTACCCGTTGGGACGCTGTTGACGGCTCGCGATAGGACGTTCGAGTCCGACGACTTTCGTCGTCGTGCCGGTCGGAGTAGTGAACAGACCTCGGGTGCGACGCGTGCCATTTGTGATGTCGACGCAGGAATCTGCACCGATCGTGGTCTGTCAGGAACCGCTTGCTGGAACCGCTAGGTCGGTAGCTGCTGACGAAGTCGGTCATCCCCCGTGCGTGCGAGATCGATCATGGTCCCTGTGCCGGGACGAGGTCGGTCAGTTTCTTCGCGGAGTACCCGAAGACGTCCTCGTAGCCGTCGGCAGAGAGCAATACCGGGTAGAACGGTTCCTCGGCGACGCGAGCCTCGCCGTCTGCGGCGGCGAATTGGGCTCCCGATTCGACGCGTTCGAAGTTGTCCACGAATACCTCGTACCGATCGGCCGCGTTCTTCGATATCGTATCGATCAGTCGGTACACCGGAACGCGGTGCTGAATCGTCGTACCCGGTAGCGCGCCGGTCGCCGTCAGAAATTCGTGAACGAGGCGAGCGGCGTTCTCTGCTGCGGTCTCCGTTCCCTGGAGGCCACACTCGACTTCGATCGTCTCCGCGCCGGTGAACAGGCGTCCCTCTGCCAGAGGGCCGGTCTCGACGAGTGCGCCGATAGAGAGCTGAGAACAGAGTCGACGCGCCGTCCCGGTCAGACCGTCGACGACGGCGAACGGTTCCGCGTGGCTGCGTGTCGAGTGCATGGAGAACACGATCGTGTCCGCCAATTCTGTCGAGAGTCGCGACGCCAGCTGACCCTCGTGCGTCCCGGCGTCCGGATCGCCCGGGAACGCCCGATTCAGGTCCTCGTCGACGTACCGGACACCTCGCTCGATTGCCAGTTCATTCGCCACGACGAGTTTGACCGGCTCCGTGACTGGCGGCGCTTCCGAGATGAGCCGTTCGATCGCGGTGACGCCGCACGGTTCGTCGCCGTGAATCCCACCGACGATCGCGATCGACGGCGTTCCCGTCCCGAGCTGTTCGACTCGCATGTACCGCTACTGGGTGTGGGAGGACTATAGGCGATTCGAAGTCGAAGCGACGACGAACGGACCGGGGTACGGACAACCGGTACCCCAGCTCTCATCGAGTGCCGCCGTCAGGTCGCCGATCGGCGTCACGATAGTTCGGCGGCGTAGGCGTAATCCGACTGCCTCGCGTCAGGTCGGTCCCCGTCGAGTTCGATCCGCCAGTCGTCGAGGACCGTCGGATCGGTACGCGCCGTCGTGAGCGTCGTTCGCACGTCGAGAACGTCGACGCCGTAATAGTCCTCCGGAACGTCGTGGAGGTACCGGAGTGCCGTCCCGAACAGGCTACACATCCCGACGTCGTTCTCGAAGTCGAAGTGCTTGTACGCACCCGCCGCCACCTGAACCATCCCGTGCAGAAAGACACTTTCGGTGGTGCCGCGCCCGTAATTGTACCACTCCGCTTCGAAACAATCGTGTGACTCGTGGAACGCGCCGCCGTTGTACAGTCTGACACCGTGAATCACCGCCCGCCGAAGGGTGCCGTACTCCCACCCGTTCGAGACCCCTCGATCACACCGCCAGCCGGTCGGATCGCCCGATATCGGGGGCGCGACGGTCTGGTCTCGCGTGTGGTCGTTCATGGTGGTGTCGGAGTTACCCGCGTCGTGTGCTCGTCCTGGGCCCGTGTACGTATCGTCTCTCCACGTCGTCGCCCTCCGGAGTCCAGCCGGACCATCGCGTGTGTGCCACCCGGGTACGAGCGCCCATACAGTGTCGACGGTCGATAGAAAGGAAAGCGTTCCGACGACGGTCCGCCATGCGGACCGGCGATACCCCCACGAACCTGCGAGTATGGACCCGCTAGTTTACGCCGGCCGGAGCCGTACGACCGACGATGCAACATCCACGCGGCCGGTGTGACCGCTGTGGGGAGCGCATGTACGCACAGGTTGCAGGCGGGTACCGGTGTTACAATTGTGGGCGCGAATCCTCCACAGGGACGAGCGATCGATATCGGGTACAGTGAGTACGGACGGGCCATCGGAGTGCCGGGCTTCGTCGGTAGCGAGAGTGTCGAGGCGATCGCCACGCGCGGTACGGAACCGTAGCGTATTCAAACGACCCCCTCGAACGGGTGAACGCGTGCGAGGGTAGCCAAGCGGCCAACGGCGGCGGACTCAAGATCCGCTCGTGTAGACGTTCGTGGGTTCGATCCCCTCCCCTCGCATTGCAGTGAGGCGCACGACGCGCCGAACGAAAATGCACGGAGGGATCGAATGACGCCGAGATTCTGCGCGTTGCGCAGGTTCTCGGAGGTGGTTCGATCCCCTCCCCTCGCATCGCAAGCGCCGCACTGCCGCGGCGAGACGCGATGCGGAAGATCCGAGCGATCTTCCCTCGCAACATTTTACAGGGCTGGGTAGTTCGAGAGCCGTGGCATCACCTCGATCACAGTGGCTTTGGCGCTTCGCTACGCCTGTACCGATATGACAGAACGCGGGAGGCACCCGACGCGTGTCGACGTCGCGATCGAAGCGGCGGCGGCCGGAGCGAGGGTCGCGGCGGATTCATTTCGATCGACGCTCGACGTCGAGACGAAGTCGAACGAGACCGACTTCGTCACGCAGGCTGATCGTGACGCACAGAACCGGGTAGTCGAAACGATCCGAGACCAGTACCGGGACGAACCGATCGTCGGGGAAGAGAGCGGCCGCGATGGCGCCGTTCCGGAGGCTGGTGCGGCGTGGATCGTCGATCCGATAGACGGGACGGCGAACTACGTGGCCGGGATCCCGACGTTCTGTACCGCCGTCGCGTGCACTGTCGACGGTGACGCCGTCGTCGCGACGCTCGACTTTCCCGTCCTCGGGGACCGATACGTGTTCGACGGTGACCGTGTCGAGCGAAACGGTGAGGACGTACACGTCAGTGACCGAACTGAACCGCAGGCGTGCACGGTCAGCCCGACGCTGTGGTGGGATCGAGACCGGCGCGAGGAGTACGCACGGGCGTGTGCCGAGATCGTACACCGATTCGCAGACCTCCGACGAGTCCGGTGCGCGCAGGCCGAACTCGCGATGGTAGCGGCCGGCGCGCTGGACGGAACGTTCGCGAACGTGTCGGCGCACCCGTGGGACACGGTCGCCGGCGTGGCGATGGTCAGAGCGGCCGGTGGCACGGTGACGGACCTCGACGGACGGCCGTGGCGTCTCGATAGCGACGGAATCGTTGCATCGAACGGCGAGATCCACGACGAGGTACTCGAAGCGGCGCGGGCGGTCGACGAACGGGCCAACGTCCCACGGTGAGTCACGGGGGAACGGCGCCGCCCTCTGCGAACCGGAACCGATAACCGGTCGCACGATAGCACCCTGCGTATGCAGAAGTACGTCGACCGCTACGGCGCCGAACGGGTGTGGGCGGCGATGGTCGTCACCGTGTTCGGCGGCCTCGCTCTCCTGGCGGCGCTGTTTCCCCACCGGGTGTACGTCGAGTTCCTCTGGGAATACTTCTGGGCTCCCGTGGTAGCCGACGCCAACGGGTGGAGTTGCGTCGCGTGGGCCGGTGGCAGCGTCGAGCCGTGTTCTACAGCCGGGCCGGGAGCCGGGCCCACGGCCACTCCCGGGTACACGTACGTCTCCTACGGGGGCTACATTCCGACGCTGCTACTGCTCTTGACGGGGTTCATCTTCGCCATCCGCCGGCTCGACGTCGATCGGTACCGGGCCGGGTTCTGGGGCCTCTTCCCGTTCATGCTCTTCGGCGGGGCCCTCAGGACGGTCGAGGACGCCAACGTCGCCGTCCGTGCGGAGACGGGAGAGGCGGCTCTGTCGCTTCCCTGGCAAGCGCTACTCATCAGCCCGTTCATCTACGTCGTGGTCGCGGTGATCGCGCTGGTTTCACTCGTCGTCGCCATCTGGCTCGAACGTCGCGACTACGTTCCGGGGTACGAGTACGCCCTCGCCGGAATCGGAACGACGCTGCTCGCGCTCTCGCTCGTCGTCCTCGCTCGCTGGGCCAGCGTGGGAGGCTACGGCTTCTTCCCGTTACTCGCCATCACCGTGCTGGTCGTCGCGAGCGCGATCACGGCGGTCGTCTGGCTGGCGATACAACGGTTCGCACCGGAACTCAACCGGGGGACGGAGTACATGGGTATCGCCATCCTCTGGGCGCACACGATCGACGGGACGGCGAACGTCATCGGACTCGACTGGGCGACGGCGTTCGGTTTACCCGGAAATCTGAACCCGAAACACCCTGTCAACGCGGCGATCCAGAACATCATGGCCAGGTACCTCCCAGAATCGATCGCGACGGTCACCGGAGACGTGTGGCCGTTCCTCCTGGTGAAAGTCGCCGCGGCCGTCTTCATCATCTGGGTGTTCAACGAGGAGGTCTTCGAAGAGAGTCCACGATTTACGATCATGCTCATGCTCACCGTCGTCGCCGTCGGTCTCGGGCCCGGGACGCGGGACGTGCTCCGGGCGACGTTCGGGGTCTGAGGCGGCGTGATCGCGAACGTCTTTAGGCGAGGACCGACCACGTACGGATATGAGTGAGCCGACAGCGGCCTGGTTCGCCGGCGTCGATCCAGCCGATCGAGACGCCGGCGTCCGATCGGTCCGCGACGGATCCGTCGCCGAACCCGGCCCGTGGCCGACGAACGCGGTCGAATCTAGCGCCGTTTCGGACGAAGACGCCTACTACGACTGGCTCCACGAGGTGACGGTCGCGGCGACCGAGCGTGCCGCACGAGAGGCTGAACGAGCCGACGACCGCCAGTTGATCCACGTGGTTCGAGCGATGGACGACTGCCGGCGGACGGCGAACGAACTCGCGGAACGAGTGACCGAGTGGGCCGGCACGCTCGACGACGATCCCGGTTCCGGCGTCGCGTACGCCCGTCGTCTTCGGGATTCGGAGTCGGAGGCCGCCGACGAATCCGTCCGATCGCTCGCCGGACGCGTCGTCGACGTGGACGAGGAGGCGACCGCACTCGAACGGCGGATCGACCGATTGGCGCCGACGGTCGCACCGAACCTGTCCGCGCTCGCCGGGCCGATACTCGCCGCGCGTCTGATTTCGCTCGCCGGGGGCCTCGAAGCGCTCGCG comes from the Halovivax cerinus genome and includes:
- a CDS encoding NOP5/NOP56 family protein, producing the protein MSEPTAAWFAGVDPADRDAGVRSVRDGSVAEPGPWPTNAVESSAVSDEDAYYDWLHEVTVAATERAAREAERADDRQLIHVVRAMDDCRRTANELAERVTEWAGTLDDDPGSGVAYARRLRDSESEAADESVRSLAGRVVDVDEEATALERRIDRLAPTVAPNLSALAGPILAARLISLAGGLEALAKQPSGTVQVLGAEDALFAHLRGQAPSPKHGVIYTHEAIRETRPADRGSAARALAGKLSIAARIDHYSGDRRPELERELADRIDTIRSRDPETGADDGGETDV
- a CDS encoding DUF309 domain-containing protein, giving the protein MNDHTRDQTVAPPISGDPTGWRCDRGVSNGWEYGTLRRAVIHGVRLYNGGAFHESHDCFEAEWYNYGRGTTESVFLHGMVQVAAGAYKHFDFENDVGMCSLFGTALRYLHDVPEDYYGVDVLDVRTTLTTARTDPTVLDDWRIELDGDRPDARQSDYAYAAELS
- the sucC gene encoding ADP-forming succinate--CoA ligase subunit beta; translated protein: MKLHEYQAKQVFADAGIPTPDSQLASDVDGVLEAAGDVGYPVAIKAQVQVGGRGKAGGIELVENDEEAREAADRILGMDLKGIRVERVLVEEAVDFTNELYVGVTMDRGEGKPVAMVSTKGGVNIEEVAAEDPDAIAREHVDPSFGMHPYQARKAVFDAGVDRSVATDVASVLSTLYDLWDARDGADAEINPLMVTADDEVVAADAVMNIDEDALFRQPEIAEMGEEAAAGDDLEAKADEYGFDYVRLDGSVGIIGNGAGLVMTTLDLVDYYGGSPANFLDVGGGAKAERIANALDMVFSDDNVDSVVFNIFGGITRGDEVAKGINEALEQFDEIPKPVVVRLAGTNWEEGMEILNEELVTVEQTLEDAVQRSVEYAEEVDA
- a CDS encoding succinylglutamate desuccinylase/aspartoacylase domain-containing protein — its product is MRVEQLGTGTPSIAIVGGIHGDEPCGVTAIERLISEAPPVTEPVKLVVANELAIERGVRYVDEDLNRAFPGDPDAGTHEGQLASRLSTELADTIVFSMHSTRSHAEPFAVVDGLTGTARRLCSQLSIGALVETGPLAEGRLFTGAETIEVECGLQGTETAAENAARLVHEFLTATGALPGTTIQHRVPVYRLIDTISKNAADRYEVFVDNFERVESGAQFAAADGEARVAEEPFYPVLLSADGYEDVFGYSAKKLTDLVPAQGP
- the sucD gene encoding succinate--CoA ligase subunit alpha gives rise to the protein MSVLVDEETRVVVQGITGGEGKFHAGQMIEYGTNVVAGAVPGKGGQEVHGVPVYDTVDEAVREENADASVIFVPPAFAGDAIFEALDTDLDLAVAITEGIPTQDMARVNKRLSETDTRLIGPNCPGIITPGEAKLGILPGNIFAEGDVGLVSRSGTLTYQVVDNLTNRGIGQTTAIGIGGDPIIGTDFVDALSAFEDDPDTKAIVMCGEIGGEDEEEAARYIDEHVDTPVVGFIAGRTAPPGKRMGHAGAIVSGSGTGTAESKIEALNDAGVSVGDTPEEVADSVEDLL
- a CDS encoding DUF63 family protein codes for the protein MQKYVDRYGAERVWAAMVVTVFGGLALLAALFPHRVYVEFLWEYFWAPVVADANGWSCVAWAGGSVEPCSTAGPGAGPTATPGYTYVSYGGYIPTLLLLLTGFIFAIRRLDVDRYRAGFWGLFPFMLFGGALRTVEDANVAVRAETGEAALSLPWQALLISPFIYVVVAVIALVSLVVAIWLERRDYVPGYEYALAGIGTTLLALSLVVLARWASVGGYGFFPLLAITVLVVASAITAVVWLAIQRFAPELNRGTEYMGIAILWAHTIDGTANVIGLDWATAFGLPGNLNPKHPVNAAIQNIMARYLPESIATVTGDVWPFLLVKVAAAVFIIWVFNEEVFEESPRFTIMLMLTVVAVGLGPGTRDVLRATFGV
- a CDS encoding inositol monophosphatase family protein; this translates as MTERGRHPTRVDVAIEAAAAGARVAADSFRSTLDVETKSNETDFVTQADRDAQNRVVETIRDQYRDEPIVGEESGRDGAVPEAGAAWIVDPIDGTANYVAGIPTFCTAVACTVDGDAVVATLDFPVLGDRYVFDGDRVERNGEDVHVSDRTEPQACTVSPTLWWDRDRREEYARACAEIVHRFADLRRVRCAQAELAMVAAGALDGTFANVSAHPWDTVAGVAMVRAAGGTVTDLDGRPWRLDSDGIVASNGEIHDEVLEAARAVDERANVPR